One Euphorbia lathyris chromosome 1, ddEupLath1.1, whole genome shotgun sequence DNA segment encodes these proteins:
- the LOC136209534 gene encoding uncharacterized protein encodes MSNSRVVPKSQIEAMQTVPPYRVTDPRQVLKVSAEDPIGSSIFKASLNIIHFCDKPADDDDDSGWHVAGWIKESLGRALKDEPLLSGRLRRGEDGHGDLEIVSNDSGVRLFEAKIDIKMKDFLALEDVKKAESQLVYWKDIDELNPQFSPLFYVQVTNFQCRGYSIGISCSILFADVLITDNFLEKWATIHRDIVSRNKEAKLPIFYIPNLKAASVNLNSLFASTIRERVSQTVIYKIGTTSEMVDLKENVALLCLEEAEKKLGKGKTSSEFVLLVKESPNVIKARNWKKSEVGKSHLENDEVKSSYLKGYMGMDEVSFREGSKPAMVSYWIGSENGSVQAIAIPSYDKLGDPSHLNVIITIPYENEIIY; translated from the exons ATGTCAAATTCCAGAGTTGTTCCAAAGTCCCAAATTGAGGCTATGCAAACAGTGCCACCTTACAGAGTGACTGATCCAAGACAAGTTTTAAAAGTTTCAGCCGAAGATCCAATTGGGTCTTCCATTTTTAAGGCTTCTCTTAACATTATCCACTTCTGTGATAAGCctgctgatgatgatgatgattcagGGTGGCATGTTGCTGGCTGGATTAAGGAGTCTTTAGGCAGAGCTCTCAAAGATGAGCCTTTGCTTAGTGGTCGTTTAAGAAGAGGTGAAGATGGTCATGGTGATCTTGAGATTGTTTCTAATGACAGTGGTGTTAGGCTTTTTGAGGCTAAGATTGATATTAAAATGAAAGATTTTCTTGCATtggaggatgttaaaaaagctGAATCTCAGCTTGTTTACTGGAAGGATATTGATGAACTAAATCCTCAGTTTTCTCCGTTGTTTTATGTTCAG GTGACTAACTTCCAATGCCGCGGATACTCaattgggataagttgtagCATTCTGTTCGCGGATGTTTTAATAACGGATAATTTCCTCGAGAAATGGGCAACGATTCATAGGGATATTGTATCAAGAAATAAAGAAGCAAAATTGCCAATATTTTACATCCCAAATCTGAAGGCAGCAAGTGTAAATCTGAACAGCCTATTTGCCTCTACAATTAGAGAGAGAGTCAGCCAAACTGTGATCTACAAAATCGGCACTACTTCCGAAATGGTTGATTTGAAAGAGAATGTTGCATTGCTTTGTCTCGAGGAAGCTGAGAAGAAACTCGGAAAAGGTAAAACTTCATCTGAATTTGTTCTTCTGGTGAAAGAATCTCCGAATGTAATAAAGGCTCGAAATTGGAAGAAAAGTGAGGTTGGAAAATCTCATTTGGAGAATGATGAAGTTAAAAGTTCATATTTGAAGGGATATATGGGGATGGATGAGGTATCTTTTAGAGAAGGGAGTAAACCAGCAATGGTGTCGTATTGGATTGGTTCGGAAAATGGAAGTGTACAAGCAATTGCAATTCCATCTTATGATAAGTTGGGTGATCCTTCACATCTCAACGTTATAATCACAATTCCTTATGAAAATGAGATTATTTATTAG